The Hemibagrus wyckioides isolate EC202008001 linkage group LG12, SWU_Hwy_1.0, whole genome shotgun sequence genome includes a window with the following:
- the si:ch211-264f5.6 gene encoding carcinoembryonic antigen-related cell adhesion molecule 5 produces the protein MDLYKSCLILLFLAESGLCSGGQIVMPAELSGVRGRSLNLTATVSVTDVQMVNWNFISKSGSTVPICTATAQSEKVHDPYQGRVTYYRDTYTLEIRSLIPSDSGTYTLNVVQNNLDQVVGQTRLEVLEPVADVSVTSTLSEAVEINSTVILNCAAKGSSLSYAWLNNSASLVVDGQHIVQNGSQLIIKEVYRTDLLGPISCTAKNQLESSTSAAFNLTVNYGPDPVTIKQEPSAAFLKKGSNLTLSCSAKSSPAAEFVWLFNGAELPQKNATVFFSTLAEDQTGNYSCMAHNSKTLRYITSEVVKLSVLEAISGTSISAPMVPLIAGNGTVNLTCTSSTGKADSVQWQKNGKALDKSERIIFSTDNSSVTILTVQKEDAGEYKCQLTNKINSDSNKYTLTVNYGPDNVAIKGDKQALMGHTVMINCSFASYPVPTFVWKFNDTVLHGETNNCLTITNLEYKNSGIYTCEASNIITGLKKSATHNLTVKEVEDEPPEGLSNGAIAGIIIAVLVLLAIIIGVCVHKRRKVSDVQSPY, from the exons ATGGATTTGTACAAGTCCTGCTTGATTTTGTTATTTCTAGCAGAGAGTG GTCTCTGTTCTGGTGGTCAGATTGTGATGCCAGCAGAGTTGAGCGGTGTGAGGGGTAGAAGCTTGAATTTGACCGCAACGGTTTCTGTGACTGATGTCCAGATGGTGAACTGGAATTTCATCTCCAAAAGTGGCTCCACTGTTCCCATTTGCACGGCCACGGCGCAGAGCGAGAAGGTGCACGATCCGTACCAGGGGCGCGTGACCTATTACAGGGACACGTACACGCTGGAGATTCGCTCGCTCATTCCCTCTGATAGCGGGACTTACACTCTGAATGTGGTCCAAAACAACCTGGACCAGGTCGTGGGTCAGACTAGGCTCGAGGTTCTGG AACCTGTAGCAGATGTGAGTGTCACCTCCACCCTCAGTGAAGCAGTGGAAATCAACAGCACTGTAATCCTCAACTGTGCCGCAAAAGGCTCTTCACTCTCGTACGCTTGGCTAAACAACTCCGCTTCCTTGGTGGTGGACGGGCAGCATATAGTCCAGAACGGCAGCCAGCTCATCATTAAAGAAGTTTATCGTACAGATCTACTAGGTCCAATCTCCTGCACAGCCAAGAACCAACTGGAATCTTCAACTAGCGCCGCTTTCAACCTCACCGTCAACT ATGGCCCTGATCCTGTCACTATAAAACAAGAGCCTTCTGCTGCTTTCCTGAAGAAGGGATCCAACCTGACGTTGTCATGCTCAGCTAAGTCCAGCCCTGCTGCTGAATTTGTATGGCTTTTTAATGGAGCTGAACTTCCTCAGAAGAATGCTACAGTATTTTTTTCAACCCTGGCAGAAGATCAGACTGGAAACTACAGCTGCATGGCCCACAATAGCAAAACCCTGCGCTACATCACTTCAGAGGTCGTTAAATTGTCTGTCCTAG AAGCTATTTCCGGGACAAGTATCAGTGCCCCTATGGTGCCTCTCATCGCTGGGAACGGCACAGTGAACCTGACGTGCACATCCAGCACAGGGAAAGCAGACAGCGTGCAGTGGCAAAAGAACGGCAAAGCTCTGGATAAAAGCGAGCGCATCATCTTCTCCACGGACAACAGCTCTGTCACCATCCTGACTGTGCAGAAGGAGGACGCTGGAGAGTACAAATGCCAGCTGACGAATAAAATCAACAGCGACAGCAACAAATACACCCTGACGGTCAACT ATGGTCCAGATAATGTGGCAATAAAGGGAGACAAACAGGCCCTTATGGGTCACACTGTGATGATAAACTGCTCCTTTGCCTCGTACCCAGTTCCCACATTTGTATGGAAGTTCAACGACACGGTTTTACACGGCGAGACAAATAACTGCTTGACAATCACGAATTTGGAATACAAAAACAGTGGTATATATACTTGTGAAGCAAGCAATATCATCACCGGACTCAAAAAGTCTGCCACCCACAACCTCACTGTGAAGG AAGTAGAAGATGAGCCACCGGAAGGTCTGTCTAATGGAGCCATCGCTGGAATCATCATAGCTGTTCTAGTGCTTCTGGCGATCATTATTGGCGTCTGCGTCCACAAGAGGCGGAAGGTTTCCGA tgttcaatcaccatattaa